The following are encoded together in the Phenylobacterium sp. NIBR 498073 genome:
- a CDS encoding epoxide hydrolase family protein, protein MVQPFEVAWSDEAVQAVLDQIRAYPWPPIPEVPDGWAYGCDGAYLKELCAHWTGAYDWRAAMADLNRFPQFTAKVEDYDLHFVHVVGEAGGRRPLLLSHGWPGSHYEFWDSIEKLAFPSRFGGDPKDAFDLVIPSLPGFGFSSKPVRPIGQRTTARLFNTLMTKVLGYDRYLAQGGDWGAMITSWLGHEHHNHVRAIHLNMMALRPFGGPKDEAEVAWLTRQGQMMELMGAYFRLQASKPQSLAWMGAGNPVGQAAWIAERFHDWSDLRERPFDQVHPKDRLLTNIMLYVMTGSFTTGAWYYRGFLEEGGVALAEGQRCETPTAFANFPGEPLYTAPPRGWAERAYNIVRWTDQPRGGHFAAMEEPDLFVADVQAWGREHS, encoded by the coding sequence GTGGTTCAACCGTTCGAGGTCGCCTGGAGCGACGAGGCCGTGCAGGCGGTGCTGGATCAGATCCGCGCCTATCCGTGGCCGCCGATCCCCGAGGTTCCCGACGGCTGGGCCTATGGCTGCGACGGGGCCTATCTCAAGGAGCTCTGCGCCCACTGGACCGGCGCCTACGACTGGCGCGCGGCGATGGCCGACCTCAACCGCTTCCCGCAGTTCACCGCCAAGGTCGAGGACTACGACCTCCACTTCGTGCATGTCGTCGGCGAGGCCGGCGGCCGGCGGCCGCTGCTGCTGAGCCACGGCTGGCCGGGTTCGCACTACGAGTTCTGGGACTCGATCGAGAAGCTCGCCTTCCCTAGCCGCTTCGGCGGCGATCCGAAGGACGCCTTCGACCTGGTGATCCCCTCGCTGCCGGGCTTCGGGTTCTCGTCCAAGCCGGTCCGCCCGATCGGCCAGCGCACCACCGCGCGGCTGTTCAACACCCTGATGACGAAGGTGCTGGGCTATGACCGCTATCTCGCCCAGGGCGGCGACTGGGGGGCCATGATCACCTCCTGGCTCGGCCATGAGCACCACAACCACGTCCGCGCCATCCACCTCAACATGATGGCCCTGCGCCCGTTCGGCGGCCCCAAGGACGAGGCCGAGGTCGCCTGGCTGACCCGCCAGGGCCAGATGATGGAGCTGATGGGCGCCTACTTCCGGCTCCAGGCCTCCAAGCCGCAGTCCCTGGCCTGGATGGGCGCGGGCAACCCGGTCGGCCAGGCCGCCTGGATCGCCGAACGGTTCCACGACTGGTCGGACCTGCGCGAAAGGCCCTTCGACCAGGTCCACCCCAAGGACAGGCTGCTGACCAACATCATGCTCTATGTGATGACCGGCAGCTTCACGACCGGCGCCTGGTACTATCGCGGTTTCCTCGAGGAAGGCGGCGTCGCCCTGGCCGAGGGCCAGCGCTGCGAAACCCCGACCGCCTTCGCCAACTTCCCGGGCGAGCCGCTCTACACCGCCCCGCCCCGCGGCTGGGCAGAGCGCGCCTACAATATCGTCCGTTGGACCGATCAGCCGCGCGGCGGCCACTTCGCCGCCATGGAGGAACCCGACCTCTTCGTCGCCGACGTGCAGGCCTGGGGCCGGGAGCACAGCTGA
- a CDS encoding ATP-binding protein, which produces MGGSKAVDLTSRLASVARLTPHAVVLCDPAGRIDWVNDGFTAMTGYEFDEVKGRTLAQVLRSPEGDPETWAMIDAAAAVGEGFRAEVVDQTKDGRRIHVDVDMRPSYSADGVLDGFIVITADISAAHATRERLKSTSLALKSAGRLARLGGWEVDLEAQVVHWSPELAELFGRPMVDDQTASLAVYVEDDHEAVLEHLRQAIATGAPIDFEARARTADGAPIWVRVMGETRMVDGRCVALHGATQDVTAQREATAELRESERFGRGVIDSVAAYLAVIDEQGVIIAANSAFKALGAELLGVDVYPMGRNLFGVFGGLSGGKALVRGVRSVIAGEAASFSRAYQANDGEWFRLTAARFQGEGPVRCVVVTQSIEDLKRSERRLKVVNASLKRARDQANAANVAKSAFLATMSHEIRTPLNGVLGMAQAMERDELSARQRERLGVVRQAGETLLVLLNDLLDLSRIEAGRLELEDAVVDIVALMQGAQSTFGPLAAEKGLALQLEVEPALKGVWVGDPTRVRQIVHNLISNAVKFTAAGWVRVRALRRAGKLVIEVADTGPGIAAERQGALFQKFVQEDASTTRRYGGSGLGLAICRELTELMGGTIAVASQPGEGASFTVTLPLVRAKAAPQTAPEAAVVAPAGEVRVLAAEDNPINRLVLKTLLSQVGVELRCVEDGAAAVAAAQEGGWDVILMDVQMPVMDGPSAARAIREREAEQGLSRTPIIALTANAMAHHEAEYLAAGMDVLVPKPVELERLIGAIAAVMEG; this is translated from the coding sequence ATGGGTGGTTCGAAGGCGGTGGACCTGACCTCGCGGTTGGCGAGCGTGGCCCGACTGACGCCGCATGCGGTGGTGCTGTGCGATCCGGCCGGGCGGATCGACTGGGTCAATGACGGCTTCACGGCCATGACCGGCTATGAGTTCGACGAGGTGAAGGGGCGCACCCTGGCGCAGGTGCTGCGCAGCCCCGAGGGCGATCCCGAAACCTGGGCGATGATTGACGCCGCTGCGGCGGTCGGCGAAGGCTTCCGCGCCGAGGTCGTCGATCAGACCAAGGACGGGCGGCGGATCCATGTCGACGTCGACATGCGGCCGAGCTATTCGGCCGACGGCGTCCTGGACGGCTTCATCGTGATCACGGCCGACATCTCGGCCGCGCACGCCACCCGCGAGCGGCTGAAGTCGACCTCGCTGGCGCTGAAGTCGGCGGGCCGGCTGGCGCGGCTCGGCGGCTGGGAAGTCGATCTCGAAGCGCAGGTCGTGCACTGGAGCCCGGAGCTGGCCGAGCTGTTCGGGCGCCCCATGGTCGACGACCAAACGGCGTCGCTGGCCGTCTACGTCGAGGACGACCACGAGGCGGTGCTGGAACACCTGCGGCAGGCGATCGCCACCGGCGCTCCGATCGACTTCGAGGCCCGGGCGCGCACGGCCGACGGCGCGCCCATCTGGGTCCGGGTGATGGGCGAGACGCGGATGGTCGACGGCCGCTGCGTGGCGCTGCATGGCGCCACCCAGGACGTCACCGCCCAGCGCGAGGCCACCGCAGAGTTACGCGAGTCCGAGCGTTTCGGTCGCGGGGTGATCGACAGCGTCGCGGCCTATCTTGCGGTCATTGACGAGCAGGGCGTGATCATCGCCGCCAACTCGGCCTTCAAGGCGCTGGGCGCCGAGCTGCTGGGGGTGGACGTCTATCCGATGGGGCGCAACCTGTTCGGTGTGTTCGGCGGCCTGTCGGGCGGCAAGGCGCTGGTGCGCGGGGTACGTTCGGTGATCGCCGGAGAGGCGGCCAGCTTCTCGCGCGCCTACCAGGCGAATGACGGCGAATGGTTCCGGCTGACCGCCGCGCGGTTCCAGGGCGAGGGGCCGGTGCGCTGCGTGGTGGTCACCCAGTCGATCGAGGATCTGAAGCGCTCTGAGCGGCGGCTGAAGGTGGTCAACGCCTCGCTCAAGCGGGCCCGCGACCAGGCCAACGCCGCCAATGTCGCCAAGTCGGCGTTTCTGGCGACCATGAGCCACGAGATCCGCACGCCGCTGAACGGGGTGCTGGGCATGGCCCAGGCGATGGAGCGCGACGAGCTGTCGGCCCGCCAGCGCGAACGGCTGGGGGTGGTGCGTCAGGCCGGCGAGACCCTGCTGGTGCTGCTGAACGACTTGCTGGACCTGTCGCGGATCGAGGCCGGGCGGCTGGAGCTGGAGGACGCGGTCGTCGACATCGTCGCCCTGATGCAGGGAGCGCAGTCGACCTTCGGGCCGCTGGCCGCGGAGAAGGGGCTTGCCCTGCAGCTGGAGGTCGAGCCGGCGTTGAAGGGCGTGTGGGTCGGCGACCCCACCCGTGTTCGCCAGATCGTGCACAACCTGATCTCCAACGCAGTGAAGTTCACGGCCGCGGGCTGGGTGCGGGTACGGGCCCTGCGCCGGGCCGGCAAGCTGGTGATCGAGGTCGCCGACACGGGACCGGGCATCGCCGCCGAGCGTCAGGGCGCGCTGTTCCAGAAGTTCGTGCAGGAGGACGCCTCGACCACCCGGCGCTATGGCGGATCGGGGCTGGGGCTGGCGATCTGCCGCGAGCTGACCGAGCTGATGGGCGGAACCATCGCAGTGGCCTCGCAGCCCGGCGAGGGGGCGAGCTTTACGGTGACGCTGCCGCTGGTGCGGGCCAAGGCCGCGCCGCAGACGGCGCCCGAGGCGGCGGTCGTCGCTCCGGCCGGCGAGGTGCGGGTGCTGGCGGCCGAGGACAACCCGATCAACCGGCTGGTGCTGAAGACCTTGCTCAGCCAGGTGGGCGTCGAGCTGCGCTGTGTCGAGGACGGCGCGGCGGCGGTGGCGGCCGCACAAGAGGGCGGCTGGGACGTGATCCTGATGGACGTGCAGATGCCGGTGATGGACGGGCCAAGCGCCGCGCGGGCGATCCGCGAGCGCGAGGCCGAGCAGGGGCTGTCGCGCACGCCGATCATCGCCCTGACCGCCAACGCCATGGCTCACCACGAAGCCGAGTACCTGGCCGCCGGCATGGACGTGCTGGTGCCCAAGCCGGTGGAGCTGGAGCGGCTGATCGGCGCGATCGCGGCGGTGATGGAGGGGTAG